One part of the Eriocheir sinensis breed Jianghai 21 chromosome 6, ASM2467909v1, whole genome shotgun sequence genome encodes these proteins:
- the LOC126986632 gene encoding uncharacterized protein LOC126986632 translates to MREQWITHVFSFLTPHIIRQRRTNTLGLQPAQVPAAPAEPSQAPTPIVPSSTPSPDTVPGLQQARANIHKAKAEHRAALLDEIREQSTSFREFVAETLAPPPNEKDPPGLHYWNDYFGYIKYDCLEIGGRLRADLAMEITALINRWKRLAESGVEVVPRDFMVNMIASVEEGKKAAPQHVAQAPTQAHSVPLGGMTMVQPTSTLLHHPSTSTTVFRPQQQVVGQPQVIHRPPAASTPYEGNTSLQSLGISASFVLDHLPHNFSNAPSTSNTPSTPVHTPSTTLHTPQN, encoded by the exons ATGCGGGAGCAGTGGATCACACATGTGTTCTCCTTCCTTACGCCCCACATCATTCGACAGCGAAGAACCAACACCCTTGGGTTACAG CCTGCTCAGGTCCCTGCTGCCCCTGCCGAGCCGTCGCAGGCGCCCACCCCCATTGTCCCCAGCAGCACCCCATCGCCAGACACTGTCCCGGGACTCCAGCAGGCGCGGGCCAACATCCACAAGGCCAAGGCCGAACACCGGGCCGCCCTGCTAGATGAG aTTCGGGAACAGAGTACTTCCTTCAGGGAGTTTGTCGCCGAAACCCTGGCTCCACCACCCAATGAGAAAGACCCCCCAGGCCTCCACTATTGGAATGATTACTTCGGGTACATTAAGTACGATTGCCTGGAGATTGGGGGGAGGCTCAGGGCTGACCTGGCCATGGAGATCACGGCCCTCATCAACCGATGGAAGAGGCTGGCTGAAAGTGGGGTCGAGGTGGTCCCCAGGGACTTCATGGTGAACATGATAGCGtcagtggaggaggggaagaaagcagCACCACAACATGTTGCCCAGGCCCCAACACAAGCCCACAGCGTTCCCCTGGGGGGAATGACCATGGTCCAACCCACAAGTACCCTGTTGCACCACCCCTCCACCAGTACCACCGTCTTCAGACCACAGCAGCAGGTGGTGGGCCAACCCCAGGTGATACACAGACCACCAGCAGCTTCGACCCCCTACGAAGGCAACACATCACTGCAGAGCCTGGGGATATCTGCCAGCTTTGTTCTGGACCACCTGCCCCACAACTTCAGCAACGCCCCCAGTACCAGTAACACCCCAAGTACCCCAGTGCACACACCTTCCACAACCCTACACACACCCCAAAATTAA